The proteins below come from a single Mycobacteriales bacterium genomic window:
- a CDS encoding DNA topoisomerase IB has translation MPRLRRVDCSAPGLHRRRRGRGFAYTDLDGRPISDAETLARIEALAIPPAWRDVWICPLPNGHIQATGVDAAGRRQYRYHDHWRLQRDRRKFDHMLEFGRALPGLRERIAADLDQPGLGRQRVLACATRLLDLGFFRIGTEGYAEQNQTYGLATIRKEHVSVRGRVVEFDYVAKSGKQRIQSIVDPVVVEVVTALKRRRSGGPELLAYRRDDGAWCDVKSADINAYIKDVTGGDFSAKDFRTWSATVLAAVALAVSAEARSATARKRAVARMYQEVSHYLGNTPAVCRASYVDPRVVDRYLSGVTVAPALERLGADAQEGHLGTQGEIEWAVLDLLADAPTTALKTAV, from the coding sequence GTGCCCCGGCTGCGCCGCGTCGACTGCTCCGCGCCGGGGCTCCACCGCCGGCGCCGGGGGCGCGGCTTCGCGTACACCGACCTCGACGGCCGCCCCATCAGCGACGCGGAGACGCTGGCGCGGATCGAGGCGCTGGCCATCCCGCCGGCCTGGCGCGACGTGTGGATCTGCCCGTTGCCGAACGGCCACATCCAGGCGACGGGCGTCGACGCGGCGGGCCGGCGGCAGTACCGCTACCACGACCACTGGCGGCTCCAGCGGGACAGGCGGAAGTTCGACCACATGCTGGAGTTCGGGCGCGCGCTGCCGGGGCTGCGCGAGCGGATCGCCGCCGACCTGGACCAGCCGGGGCTCGGGCGGCAGCGGGTGCTGGCCTGCGCGACGCGGCTGCTCGACCTGGGCTTCTTCCGCATCGGCACCGAGGGGTACGCCGAGCAGAACCAGACCTACGGCCTCGCCACGATCCGCAAGGAGCACGTGAGCGTCCGCGGCCGCGTCGTGGAGTTCGACTACGTCGCGAAGTCCGGCAAGCAGCGGATCCAGTCGATCGTCGACCCCGTCGTCGTCGAGGTCGTGACGGCGTTGAAGCGGCGGCGGTCCGGCGGGCCGGAGCTGCTCGCGTACCGGCGCGACGACGGCGCCTGGTGCGACGTCAAGAGCGCCGACATCAACGCCTACATCAAGGACGTGACGGGCGGCGACTTCAGCGCGAAGGACTTCCGCACCTGGTCGGCGACGGTGCTCGCGGCGGTCGCGCTCGCGGTGTCGGCGGAGGCGCGGTCGGCGACCGCCCGCAAGCGGGCGGTGGCGCGGATGTACCAGGAGGTCTCGCACTACCTCGGCAACACGCCCGCGGTCTGCCGGGCGTCGTACGTCGACCCGCGCGTGGTCGACCGCTACCTGTCCGGCGTCACCGTCGCGCCCGCGCTGGAACGCCTCGGGGCCGACGCGCAGGAGGGCCACCTCGGCACGCAGGGCGAGATCGAGTGGGCGGTGCTGGACCTGCTCGCGGACGCGCCGACGACCGCGCTCAAGACGGCGGTGTAA
- a CDS encoding DUF5709 domain-containing protein, protein MRDDATPVATQADTGVSGIDIDVDESMTAGEILDREHSPVERPVAVDDFGTTAEEQREGESLDGRLAREQPDPALEVEVPYLSEAEGLGDAPAGRLVEPDEGAREDDVKENVAYDAGRDEGQRSAEEAAMHTFEA, encoded by the coding sequence ATGCGCGACGACGCGACCCCCGTGGCCACGCAGGCCGACACCGGCGTCTCCGGCATCGACATCGACGTCGACGAGTCGATGACGGCCGGGGAGATCCTCGACCGCGAGCACAGCCCGGTCGAACGCCCCGTGGCCGTCGACGACTTCGGCACCACGGCGGAGGAGCAGCGCGAGGGCGAGAGCCTCGACGGCCGCCTCGCCCGCGAGCAGCCGGACCCGGCGCTCGAGGTCGAGGTGCCGTACCTGTCGGAGGCCGAGGGGCTCGGCGACGCGCCGGCCGGCCGGCTGGTCGAGCCGGACGAGGGCGCGCGCGAGGACGACGTGAAGGAGAACGTCGCCTACGACGCCGGCCGCGACGAGGGGCAGCGCAGCGCGGAGGAAGCCGCGATGCACACGTTCGAGGCGTAG
- a CDS encoding class I SAM-dependent methyltransferase: protein MTAHLAEFRDPRLVEVYDAECPWGPDDDYFLSVAAEEPAPRVLDLGCGTGRLTLALAAAGHRVTGVDPAAAMLDAARAKPGAADVTWPLGTSAVLPDAAFDLAFLTSHVAQFLVTDEEWDATFADLARAVVPGGRVVFDSRDPADRVWARWHGRRRDAVLGDGRVVRVATEVTEVRDGRVTFTHHYAFPDGTVLDSGATLRFRPLAEIEASLADAGFAVERVHGGWLRQPVGAGDGEYLVLARSLSSSVGR, encoded by the coding sequence GTGACCGCGCACCTCGCCGAGTTCCGCGACCCGCGGCTGGTCGAGGTCTACGACGCCGAGTGCCCGTGGGGCCCGGACGACGACTACTTCCTCTCCGTCGCGGCCGAGGAGCCGGCGCCGCGCGTCCTCGACCTCGGCTGCGGCACCGGGCGGCTCACGCTCGCGCTCGCGGCGGCCGGCCACCGGGTCACCGGCGTCGACCCCGCCGCCGCGATGCTCGACGCCGCCCGCGCCAAGCCCGGCGCCGCCGACGTCACCTGGCCGCTCGGGACGTCCGCGGTGCTGCCGGACGCGGCGTTCGACCTGGCGTTCCTGACCAGCCACGTCGCGCAGTTCCTCGTCACCGACGAGGAGTGGGACGCGACGTTCGCCGACCTCGCCCGCGCCGTCGTCCCCGGCGGGCGCGTCGTCTTCGACAGCCGCGACCCGGCCGACCGGGTGTGGGCGCGCTGGCACGGCCGGCGCCGCGACGCCGTGCTCGGCGACGGCCGCGTCGTGCGTGTCGCGACGGAGGTGACGGAGGTGCGCGACGGGCGGGTGACGTTCACGCACCACTACGCGTTCCCGGACGGCACCGTCCTCGACAGCGGCGCGACCCTGCGGTTCCGCCCGTTGGCGGAGATCGAGGCGTCGCTCGCCGACGCGGGCTTCGCCGTCGAACGCGTCCACGGCGGCTGGCTGCGCCAGCCCGTCGGCGCGGGCGACGGCGAGTACCTCGTCCTCGCGCGGTCGCTATCGTCGTCGGTGGGGCGCTAG
- a CDS encoding class I SAM-dependent methyltransferase, translating to MTSFGAETAARYDDEPRGDEEAAAAFLERHARGGPALELAIGTGRVALPLAARGVRVDGIDLSEPMVERLRAKPGGADLAVTIGDFADVPVDGAYPLVFLVYNTIFNLLTQDDQVRCFANVARHLADGGVFVVEAMTPGYLYGLRDHQYVDAEAVRVDEARLDLGRFDPVTQLLEETHVRLTRDGIRLAPIVTRYAWPSELDLMARLAGLRLRERWGGWSGEPFDGRSVRHVSVWGR from the coding sequence ATGACCAGCTTCGGCGCGGAGACCGCGGCGCGCTACGACGACGAGCCGCGGGGCGACGAGGAGGCCGCCGCCGCGTTCCTCGAACGCCACGCCCGCGGCGGCCCGGCGCTCGAGCTGGCGATCGGCACCGGCCGGGTCGCGCTGCCGCTCGCCGCGCGCGGCGTCCGCGTCGACGGGATCGACCTGTCCGAGCCGATGGTCGAACGCCTGCGCGCCAAGCCCGGCGGCGCCGACCTGGCGGTGACGATCGGCGACTTCGCCGACGTGCCGGTGGACGGCGCGTACCCGCTCGTCTTCCTCGTCTACAACACGATCTTCAACCTGCTCACGCAGGACGACCAGGTCCGCTGCTTCGCCAACGTCGCCCGCCACCTCGCCGACGGCGGCGTGTTCGTCGTCGAGGCGATGACGCCCGGCTACCTGTACGGCCTGCGCGACCACCAGTACGTCGACGCCGAGGCGGTGCGCGTGGACGAGGCGCGGCTCGACCTCGGGCGCTTCGACCCGGTGACGCAGCTCCTCGAGGAGACGCACGTGCGGCTCACCCGCGACGGCATCCGGCTCGCGCCGATCGTCACCCGGTACGCCTGGCCCAGCGAGCTCGACCTGATGGCCCGGCTGGCCGGCCTGCGGCTGCGCGAGCGCTGGGGCGGTTGGTCCGGCGAGCCGTTCGACGGCCGCAGCGTGCGGCACGTCTCCGTGTGGGGCCGGTGA
- a CDS encoding GGDEF domain-containing protein produces the protein MDEHGGTGRPTPAEQRAGQRWAEASRCAAERAYPLPLDPHDPTGDSVALAATRALLNATTRTEAAAVLHTAVHDLGGAVLPARLAGPNALPVDVSLGAGEPHVVAVDPVSPAASRLAQHLPLLVRDAGMAAERAEQVARETSRAATDPLTGVASRGEIARRLAAVAPGDVVCLLDLDGFKRLNDTRGHAAGDDALRELGALLRASVRDGDFCGRYGGDEFLVVLAATPVASASERMAALAARWAEHGRGTSVSVGVAPVDASGGAVATAAADRAMYRAKRLGGGRAECARRADYDEG, from the coding sequence GTGGACGAGCACGGGGGAACGGGCCGGCCCACGCCGGCGGAGCAGAGGGCCGGCCAGCGGTGGGCGGAGGCGTCGCGGTGCGCGGCGGAGCGGGCGTACCCGCTGCCGCTGGACCCGCACGACCCGACCGGGGACTCGGTGGCGCTCGCGGCGACGCGGGCGCTGCTCAACGCGACCACCCGCACGGAGGCGGCCGCGGTGCTGCACACCGCGGTCCACGACCTCGGCGGGGCGGTGCTGCCGGCGCGGCTGGCGGGGCCGAACGCGCTGCCGGTCGACGTGTCGCTCGGCGCCGGGGAGCCGCACGTGGTGGCGGTCGACCCGGTGAGCCCGGCGGCGTCGCGGCTCGCGCAGCACCTGCCGCTGCTCGTGCGGGACGCGGGCATGGCGGCGGAGCGGGCCGAGCAGGTGGCCCGGGAGACGTCGCGGGCGGCGACCGACCCGCTCACCGGCGTGGCCAGCCGCGGCGAGATCGCGCGGCGGCTCGCGGCGGTGGCGCCGGGCGACGTGGTCTGCCTGCTCGACCTCGACGGGTTCAAGCGGCTGAACGACACCCGGGGCCACGCGGCGGGCGACGACGCGCTGCGCGAGCTGGGGGCGTTGCTGCGGGCGTCGGTGCGCGACGGCGACTTCTGCGGCCGGTACGGCGGCGACGAGTTCCTCGTGGTGCTGGCCGCGACGCCGGTGGCGTCGGCGTCGGAACGGATGGCGGCGCTGGCGGCGCGCTGGGCGGAGCACGGGCGGGGCACGTCGGTGTCGGTGGGCGTCGCGCCGGTCGACGCCTCCGGCGGCGCGGTCGCGACGGCCGCGGCGGACCGGGCGATGTACCGGGCCAAGCGCCTGGGCGGCGGCCGCGCCGAGTGCGCCCGCCGTGCCGACTACGACGAGGGCTGA
- a CDS encoding GNAT family N-acetyltransferase: MDALTCRPAGPGDLAAVRRLACGFDRVPATPADAAFAARFARLVASEDRALPLAVCGGEPVGYALVQDYGPGLRREFGVARLHDLYVDPAWRRRGAGRLLLDAVVAWCRARPHPLILDWQARRDAAAFYAALGHTGDEAGDTATFPAYSIDLRQPSS, encoded by the coding sequence GTGGACGCGCTCACCTGCCGCCCGGCCGGCCCCGGCGACCTGGCGGCCGTGCGGCGGCTGGCCTGCGGCTTCGACCGCGTGCCCGCGACGCCGGCGGACGCGGCGTTCGCGGCGCGGTTCGCCCGGCTCGTCGCGAGCGAGGACCGGGCGCTGCCGCTCGCGGTGTGCGGCGGCGAGCCGGTCGGGTACGCGCTCGTCCAGGACTACGGGCCGGGGCTGCGCCGGGAGTTCGGCGTGGCCCGGCTGCACGACCTCTACGTCGACCCCGCCTGGCGGCGGCGCGGCGCCGGCCGGCTGCTGCTGGACGCCGTCGTCGCCTGGTGCCGGGCGCGCCCGCACCCGCTGATCCTCGACTGGCAGGCGCGGCGCGACGCGGCGGCGTTCTACGCCGCGCTCGGCCACACCGGCGACGAGGCCGGCGACACGGCGACGTTCCCGGCGTACTCGATCGACCTGCGTCAGCCCTCGTCGTAG